The genomic region AAAATGACAAACGTGCGTTTATCTTCAGGGTTATAATCAGCCATATTCGGCTGCCTGCGCCCAGCAGCATTTTCTGGAATACTAACAATAATGCGATCGCCTTCTATTTTGACTTCATATTTTTGTAGAGAATCCAAGCCTGGAGGTTCTTGCTGTTCGCCTGAAGTCAAATCGAAGTATGCATTGTGCCAGGGACAAACAACATGGTTTTCGCACAATACCCCTTCTACTAGCGGTGCTTGGTAGTGGGTACAATATGCCCCCAGCGCGTAATACTTATCTGCTAGACGTACCAACAATACATCAGTCTCCCCGACAGAGACTTGTCGCATTTCCCCATTTTGCAAATCGTTGATGTTAGCAACGACAGCTTCTAACTGCGGCATAGTTACACAAAAATAGAATTTAGTCAGATAGGGCGATCGAGTCCCTATCGTAGGTTATCGGGCGATCGCCCCAGATTTACACCCTCTAGGGAAGGAATTAAATGTGTAGAGACGTTACATGGAACGTCTCTACACATTTAATTCCTTTTTTGCGCTTTCCAAGTGCCACCGTAGCGGTAAAAAGGATTATCCTGACTCACGCTAGCCCAACAACTCTCGCACACGAAAACCCAAGTTGCCGACTCGTCGTATTGTACCCGAAACAAAATCGGTGCGGGTTGCCCACACCGATCGCAGAATTTTGTCCGAAGCTTGCGCCCCATATTCCCTGTTTTACTTTTTATCACCATTAAGCATAAGCTGATGCTTGTGGTTTGGCGAAGATCATTCTTCCCGCTGAGGTTTGTAAAGCACTCGTTACGACAACGCGCAATTCGCCACCAATATAGCTACTACCGTCCTCGACGACTACCATCGTCCCATCCTCTAGGTAGCCTATACCTTGACTGGGTTCTTTACCTTCTTTGAGGATCTTCAAGTCGATATTGTCTCCTGGCAAATAACTCGGACGCAGGGATTGTACCAGATCGTTGAGATTCAACACGGGTATTTTCTGTAAACTCGCTACCTGAGACAAGTTGTAGTCGTTGGTCAAAAGAGTACCGTTGATCTCCTGCACGAACCGTACTAACTTAGCATCGACTGTAGGTACATCTTCGTAGTCAGTCGAATGGATGGCAATGCGTTCTGGATAACTTGCTTGGATGCGGTTGAGGATTTCTAACCCCCTCCTACCCCGCAATCGTTTCAGGTCTTTTGCCCCATCTGCTAGTTGTTGCAATTCTTGAATGACGAACTGTGGAACGAGAATTTGCCCTTCTAGAAATCCGGTAGCTAGCAGCGTTTCGATTCGACCGTCGATAATACAACTCGTATCCAAAACCTTAGTTGCCGCAGGTTTTAGCGTTCCCTCTGCGACTAACATCGTCTCAACTGAATTCGGATTGATCAACCGTAAGAACGTCCGTCCGTGGATGTCAGCCAGGTTAATCCCTGTAAAAGCGAAAAGGACGCTACCCAAAACCGCTACTAGGGGCTTGATAAAGCTAAAATCTTGGGGAATCGGTAGCAGAAAGAGGGGGGCTAGCATTAAGTTGGCGATTAATAGCCCCAGCACCATGCCAATCGCGCGTGTCAATAAAACGTCAACTGGCATCTCTCGAACTTTGGTTTCGAGACGGCGATAGGTCGTTTGAAAACTCAGTCCGACTCCACCACCAATCATCGCCGCAAAAACAGCGATGACTAATCGCAGCGCATCGAGATTGGTAACTTGCCGCTGCACGGTTTCTGGCAACAGCTCTATGCTGTAGAAGCCGATTCCGGCTCCTGCTATGATGAATGTAATAATTATGATTGCGTCCAGCATTGGTTAAGTCCAATTGAATTGGGGTTATACTCCATTGCTTGGATTCCCCTGTCTGGGTTGGTATGAGAATCAGCAATTTATCGATACTGGCTCTATGATATAACCTTGAGGTTATGAGGTGCATTACGATCGCGACGGTTAATACTACTCTTAACAAGAAGATTGTTAAAAAATAGTTTGTTTAGAAGGAGACAGGAGACAGAATAGAGCGAAAATGTAGTTTAAGTCTATTTTTTTCTTTCCCAATATCTGTGGTTCTCTTTCTTTTGGCATAATTGTTTTTAGATTACCAAGCTTTAAATCTAGAACTATAATTTTTAAATTCATCCTTCTATCTCCCTTCTCTCCTATTTTCTATCCTCTTTTGTAAACTTTCAATTCTTCTCTATCCTTCATAAACCAAATTTTGTCCTGTTTGAGGCAGGAAGCGAAATCTAGTTAAGAGTTAATTAAGGCAATGTTTTTCCTAGCAGAGCAGCTCAAATATCCAAATCAACTTTCATAAACTTTATTAAATAATTATTGACAAATCTCAAGTTATCGATTCCCACTTTCAGTCTCAAGGGTAAACTTACCGATATTTTGAGTCAATCTGAGTAACAGAAATACGAATTCTTAGATACCTCTAAAGACAAGATTCTAGCTGCGATTCGAGTTCTTTTGCCCTAAAAACTATAAAGATTTAGTATATGGAGCTACCCATTTTCGGTATGATTCTTACTAGCGAAGCCAACTAGTAAAGCAAAAAGACACTATCAAAATCAAAAGAATTTATCCATTCCAGTTGTTTTGCGATCGCAACTTTTTACCGTGACTACCAGATTAAATCTGACTCCACGAAACTTAACTTTAGAATTAGCGCATTTAGGTATTCCCAGTGCAGCCTACATACATATCCCATTCTGTCGGCGGCGCTGCTACTATTGCGATTTTCCAATTTCCGTTGTAGGGGATCGCTTGCGGGGTGAGACATCTGGCACGATTTCTCAATACGTGCAGATTTTGTCTCAAGAGATTGCTGCTACACCAGCCATAGGAAAACCTTTAGAAACAATTTTTTTTGGCGGTGGTACGCCTTCATTATTGTCAAGCAGTCAGCTAGCTCAAATTTTAGCAAGGCTCGAACGTCAATTTGGGATCTCTCCTCAAGCAGAAATTTCGATGGAGATCGATCCAGGTACGTTTACTCTCACCCAACTTCAAGAATACATATCGGCTGGGGTAAATCGCTTCAGTCTGGGCGTACAAGCATTTCAGCCAGAATTGTTGCAAGCTTGCGGGCGATCGCACGATCTGAATGACATTTGGCAAGCTGTAGAATTATTTCGTCAGGCTAAAGTGCAAAATTTCAGCCTCGATCTGATTTCTGGATTACCTCGCCAAACTCTAGAACAGTGGCAAGAATCGCTCTTAAAAGCAGTGGCGATCGCACCCAATCATATTTCAATTTACGACTTAACCATTGAGCCGGGAACAGTTTTCGGACGCTACTATCAATCGGGGGCAAGTCCATTGCCTTCAGACGAACTGACAGTGCAAATGTATTGTCTTGCCCAGCAAACTCTGACAAAGGCTGGATACGAACACTACGAAATTTCCAACTACGCCCAGCCAAATTATCAATGTCGTCACAATCGAACTTATTGGGAAAACCGCCCCTACTACGGTTTTGGTATGGGTGCAGCTAGCTACACCAACAATCAAAGATTTACCCGTCCTCGTAAAACTAAAGAATACTCTCACTGGGTTGAAGATTTTATTGCCGCTGGAGGAGTGTTAGATTGTCCTCAAACTCCACCGGAGGAAGTTTTACTAGATATTCTGATGTTGGGCTTAAGGTTGAAAGAGGGAGTCAGTTTCTCTGTCTTATCTCAATTTGGAGATGACAAAATACAACGAATTTGGACTTGCTTGCAACCGTATCAGCATCAGGGCTGGATAGCAATGACAGGGGCGATCGCCCAACCTTTTTATGCAAAAGGCTGGAACAAAGTTATTGGCAACATGTTTTACGGCGAGAACCTCGTAGGCGATTGGCGGTTACGGTTAACCGATCCGCAAGGATTTTTATTTTCCAACGTCGTTTTAGCAGATTTGTTTGAGAAGTTGGAATAGAGAAGAACGCTTTGTAGAGACATTACATGTAACGTCTCTACAAAGCGTTCTTACCAATCACTCCTTTGCGGCGCGGGACGACTGGGTTTTTTTTCTGGTAAGACAACACTCACATCTCTAGCCGGACAGCCAACCGCTACAGCTAAGTTGATTTTTTGATTGGCAGCTTCGTTATCTACAAAAATATATGCCAAGTCAACATTCGCGCCGTTGACTCTCACTTCCCAGAAATCTTGACTGCCTGTGGTTGCAGCTGCTAAATCTTGGATCGCGATTTGGTTGGGAATGCGATCGCCACAAGGTTCGCATAACTGATATATATTTTGACCGACTTGCAATCTAGAAACTGCCGCTAAAGCTTGTTCTTTACTAACGTAAGCGCATTGATCTGCCCATGCTTCGGTAGCAAATCCCAAACAAAAGCACAAAGATACAAAAATTGGATGCGATCGCAACTTTTTTCTCACTGTCTTGCTCTAAATAGAGGTAGCTTATTTTAACTATTGCCGGGGATTTTTAGAGCGAATTTGGTGTGAAATTACGATTTCCTCTCTACCCACAATTGCTGTGAGGTAGACATACAGATGATCCCGTGGATAGATGGCTCTATACGTTAGTAAGACTTAAATTAGAATCCTAGACTTGTAGTGAACTTTACCAAAAAACAAGCCCAGTTTGGTTGTTCGCATTCCGTTTTTCATGGTATGTAAAAATTAACCATGCATAAGCATTAATACTTGCGCTAGCTGGAAAATTCATCATTCCATACCACTTTTTTCTATCTTACTACTCAGCGATCGCAATTAACTATGAAAATTGCTCAAGTTGCGCCTTTGTGGGAGAGAGTACCACCCCTTACCTATGGGGGTACAGAATTAGTTGTGAGTCAATTGACTGACGAATTAGTCCGTCGCGGTCATGAGGTAACATTATTTGCTTCTGGCGACTCTCAAACTTTGGCTTGCTTAGAAGCAGTATGTCCTCGTGCTATCCGTTTAGATCCAGAAATCAAAGACTATACAGTCTATGAAATGTTGGAAATTAGTCAAGTTTATGAAAGAGCGGCAGAATTCGATCTGATCCACTCTCACATAGGCTTGGCAGTGTTGGCAATTGCTTCCCGAGTCAAAACACCAACTATCCACACGCTACACGGTAACTTTACGCCAGAAAATAGCAAACTCTTTCAGCTACATCATCAACAACCATATATCAGTATTAGCAATGCCCAAAGGCAATTAGATCTCAATTATTTGCGAACTGTATATAACGGGATTGATGTCGAAAAGTATTCTTTCTTTGCTCAACCTCAGCAACCGCCTTATCTTGCTTTTTTAGGGCGAATGTCACCAGAAAAAGGACCGCACCACGCGATCGCAGTTGCCAAGCAGACAGGTTTACCGCTGAAAATTGCAGGCAAAATTGATGCTAGCGATCGCTCCTTTTTTGAACGAGAAATTGCGCCACAAATTGATGGTAAGCAAATTGAATATATTGGAGAAGTCAATCGCGCTCAAAAAATCGAATTACTTGGCAATGCATCTGTAACTCTATTTCCGATTACCTGGGACGAACCATTTGGCTTAGTCATGGTAGAGTCGATGGCAACAGGCACGCCAGTCATCGGTCTGAATAGAGGTTCTGTACCAGAGGTCATTTCT from Chroococcidiopsis sp. SAG 2025 harbors:
- a CDS encoding PIN/TRAM domain-containing protein, producing MLDAIIIITFIIAGAGIGFYSIELLPETVQRQVTNLDALRLVIAVFAAMIGGGVGLSFQTTYRRLETKVREMPVDVLLTRAIGMVLGLLIANLMLAPLFLLPIPQDFSFIKPLVAVLGSVLFAFTGINLADIHGRTFLRLINPNSVETMLVAEGTLKPAATKVLDTSCIIDGRIETLLATGFLEGQILVPQFVIQELQQLADGAKDLKRLRGRRGLEILNRIQASYPERIAIHSTDYEDVPTVDAKLVRFVQEINGTLLTNDYNLSQVASLQKIPVLNLNDLVQSLRPSYLPGDNIDLKILKEGKEPSQGIGYLEDGTMVVVEDGSSYIGGELRVVVTSALQTSAGRMIFAKPQASAYA
- the hemW gene encoding radical SAM family heme chaperone HemW, with protein sequence MTTRLNLTPRNLTLELAHLGIPSAAYIHIPFCRRRCYYCDFPISVVGDRLRGETSGTISQYVQILSQEIAATPAIGKPLETIFFGGGTPSLLSSSQLAQILARLERQFGISPQAEISMEIDPGTFTLTQLQEYISAGVNRFSLGVQAFQPELLQACGRSHDLNDIWQAVELFRQAKVQNFSLDLISGLPRQTLEQWQESLLKAVAIAPNHISIYDLTIEPGTVFGRYYQSGASPLPSDELTVQMYCLAQQTLTKAGYEHYEISNYAQPNYQCRHNRTYWENRPYYGFGMGAASYTNNQRFTRPRKTKEYSHWVEDFIAAGGVLDCPQTPPEEVLLDILMLGLRLKEGVSFSVLSQFGDDKIQRIWTCLQPYQHQGWIAMTGAIAQPFYAKGWNKVIGNMFYGENLVGDWRLRLTDPQGFLFSNVVLADLFEKLE
- a CDS encoding glycosyltransferase family 4 protein, with the translated sequence MKIAQVAPLWERVPPLTYGGTELVVSQLTDELVRRGHEVTLFASGDSQTLACLEAVCPRAIRLDPEIKDYTVYEMLEISQVYERAAEFDLIHSHIGLAVLAIASRVKTPTIHTLHGNFTPENSKLFQLHHQQPYISISNAQRQLDLNYLRTVYNGIDVEKYSFFAQPQQPPYLAFLGRMSPEKGPHHAIAVAKQTGLPLKIAGKIDASDRSFFEREIAPQIDGKQIEYIGEVNRAQKIELLGNASVTLFPITWDEPFGLVMVESMATGTPVIGLNRGSVPEVISPGKSGFICNTIAEMVAAVPQALELNRQTCREYVEQHFGIAQMVDGYEAAYQELLTNRIAQNGRILSQNLALS